A genomic stretch from Miscanthus floridulus cultivar M001 unplaced genomic scaffold, ASM1932011v1 fs_353_1_2, whole genome shotgun sequence includes:
- the LOC136531440 gene encoding protein PYRICULARIA ORYZAE RESISTANCE 21-like — MPTIIVSVDLECGRCRAKIQKVLNRIQEKGEFCIDDIDFDEKNNKVKVTGPFDPDKLADKLCCKACKIIKQIEIVEPPPPKPKEEPKKEEPAPPPPEKKEKPAPPPPAVVEPPKEKPPPPKEEPPKEKPAPPPPKVVEVPYPWPYPYPYPAWPSDCCCHHGHGGCHCCSCGKAPEPAPPAPPPPQYYPQYVPQPYPCNPCGGGYRIVCEEDPSYACAIM, encoded by the exons ATGCCGACCATCATCGTCTCGGTGGACCTGGAATGCGGCCGCTGCCGTGCTAAGATCCAGAAGGTGCTCAACAGGATCCAAG AGAAGGGTGAGTTCTGCATCGATGACATCGACTTCGACGAGAAGAACAACAAGGTGAAAGTCACGGGGCCCTTCGACCCGGACAAGCTCGCCGACAAGCTCTGCTGCAAGGCGTGCAAGATCATCAAGCAGATCGAGATCGTCGAGCCCCCGCCGCCCAAGCCCAAGgaggagcccaagaaggaggagccggccccgccgccgccagagaagaaggagaagcccgccccgccgccgccggcggtagTTGAGCCGCCGAAGGAAAAACCCCCACCGCCAAAGGAGGAGCCACCCAAGGAGAagcccgccccgccgccgcccaagGTGGTGGAGGTCCCTTACCCGTGGCCGTACCCGTACCCGTACCCGGCGTGGCCGTCCGACTGCTGCTGCCACCACGGCCACGGCGGGTGCCACTGCTGCTCCTGCGGAAAGGCCCCCGAGCCTGccccgccggcgccgccaccgccgcagtACTACCCGCAGTACGTGCCCCAGCCGTATCCCTGCAACCCCTGCGGCGGCGGCTACCGGATCGTCTGCGAGGAGGACCCCTCCTACGCCTGCGCCATCATGTGA